The sequence below is a genomic window from Henriciella marina DSM 19595.
CACCGTCTCATCGACGAGACCTGCCCGCACGCCGACCTTTGCGGTCTCAAGCGCCAGTTCCTGGCCTTCCTTCACCGTATTCCAGACCTCGCGCTGTTTCGCCGTCGGCTCTCCGAACACCCAGGTCCGCGAGATATCAGACTCGTAGTCATGCACCCCGCAGCCACAATCCATGAGAATGACGGAGCCTTCGCGCACGGTCTGAGGGCTGCGTGTGCCGTGCGGATAGGCGCTTGCCTCATTCAGGAGCACCATGGAAAACTCGACATTGCCGCCAAGCTGGCGCGTTGCCTCGCTCATCATGGCAGCGATGTCGCCCTGGCTCATGCCAAGTTCGACCCTGGGATAAATATGGCGATAGGCAGCCAGCGTCACATCATTGCCCGTCTGCATCAGGGCGATCTCGGCGGGCGACTTGTACATACGCACACCGCGCGTGACGCTCATGCCGGAGACGAGATCGAAAGCAGGCGCCGCCCTGACGATCCCGTTGGAGACGAAATGCCGGACGGTCTCCTCAATGGCGATCTTGCCGCCATCAAGCCCGAAATCGCTGAGCGCGCCAGCAACCAGCGCAAACGGGTTCTCATTTTCATGCCAGGTGCGCACCTCGACATCGGCCTTCACCGTCTCGCGAATGGATGGCTCTTCAAAGTAGGGCGTGATGACAACGGGCGTCCCCTCCTGGGGAATAACGACGCCGGTAAAACGCTCAGATCGCCACCATTGAAGGCCGGTGAAATAGACAAGCGCCGAGCCCGCCTCGATGACCAGCGCATGAATGTCCTGCGCCTGCATCAGTCGTTGGGCTTTCGCGATCCGCGTCTCGTGCTCAGCCTTGCTGATGGGTTCGGCATCCGCCGCGAGGTTTGGAAGCGCTGCGCCGCCGTCGGAGGGCTGCGCGCGCGCTGCGACGCCCCCTGCCCCGATCATGAGACCAGCGGCCCCGCCCACCTTCAACAGATCGCGTTTCGTCAGCATACCCATCCTCCCGGCTGTTCGCATCCGGGCAGCACTCTGACGGCGCGAACCTATTTGTCCAGACACCACCGCATAATGGCTTTCTGGGCGTGGAGCCGGTTCTCTGCCTCCTCGAAGACAAGCGAGTTCGGCCCGTCGATCACTTCGCTGTCGACCTCTTCGCCGCGATGGGCGGGCAGGCAGTGCAGGAACTTCGCGCCGGGCTGGGCAAGGTCCATCAGCTCTTCGGTCACGGCAAAGGGCTCAAGCTCTTCGAGGCGTTCATCGGCGTCGGTATCGCCCATCGAAACGAAGGTATCTGCGATTACGACGTCTGCGCCCGCAACGGCATCTTCTGCCGTGCTGCAAAGCTCGATGCGCCCCTGCATCTCACGCGCAAGCTCGATGTCGTCATCGTCGGGCGCATAGCGGTCAGGGGTGCCGATCGCCAGCGTGAAGCCAAACTTCGGCGCGGCATGGATAAAGGACGAGCAGACATTATTGCCATCGCCGACCCAGGCAAGCCGCGCACCCTTGAGCGCCAGCCCGTTTTCTTCCAGCGTCATGAGGTCGGCCATGATCTGGCAGGGATGCGAGCGGTCCGTCAGCCCATTGATAACCGGCACGCCCGCTGAATCTGCGAAATCCTCGATATCGCTATGCTCATTGGCACGGATCATGACGAGGTCGACATAGCGCGACAGGACACGCGCCGTGTCACCTATGCTCTCACCGCGGCCAAGCTGCATATCGGCAGAGTTCACCACGATGGACGTACCACCAAGCTGGCGAATGCCCACATCAAAGCTGGTGCGGGTGCGCGTCGATGACTTCTCGAAGATCATCGCCAGAATATGGCCGTCCAGCGGCGCGCCTTCATCGGAACGTCCCTTGGGCCAGCCCTTGCGGGCCGACTTCATCGCATGCGCATCATCAAGGATGGCCCGAAGCTCACTTGCTTCGAGCTGCCAGATATCGAGGAAATGCCTGATCGCCATGGCTTGTCTGCCTTCCCGTGTGAGCGCCAGAAATCGAAGCGCGCGCTTTAGAGCATAATCGGCGCTGATGCAAAATTGCCGTCCAGTGACAGCTCCGCTGGAACCGCCGGCGCGTGGGGGAATTTCATTTGATCGGCGCTTTACACTCTGTATTTGTGGAACAGAGACACAGAACTAAACGCCAGTTGCCCGGGATCTGGCAGGAGAAATACAGCGCCAACCATGTCGACTCTGAGACTACGTCTTCGCGAGGAAACCAGGGATGCGCATGCCGCCGTGGACGCCCTTTTCAGCCAGCACGACCTCTCCACCCGAAACGGTCTGAGCTCGGTACTACGGGCCCACTCGGTTGCCCTGAACCGGACGCTTTCGGCCCTCTCAAACCAGACTTCCACCTATGCAAAGACGCTTCAGACAATGATTGCGGCGATTGATGAAGACCTCAAGGCGCTCGATGAAGCCGTTCCAGGCGAACGCCATTTCGCCGACCCCGCTCCCGATGTTCATCCACTTGGGCTGATCTATGTAATTGCCGGGTCCACGCTCGGTGCGCGAATACTACTCTCAGACATCCAGGCATCCGGTGATCCAAAGGTTGCCGCCGCGACGCGGTATTTTGCCTGCCCAGCAACCAGTGAAATGTGGAAATCGGTCAGTAAAACCCTCAAGTGCTGGTCAGGTCAGCCACATGAAGAAAACAAGATAGTGACTTCCGCACAAACGGCTTTTTCGTGGTTTGAGGCGGCACACAGTACCGTTCAGAAAGCAAGTAACGACGTATGACGACCCCGACCGTGTCCCCCGACACCAAGATCGACCTCACGAACTGTGACCGCGAACCGATCCATATCCTTGGTCATGTCCAGCAGTTCGGCTGCCTGATTGCGGTGAATGCCGACTGGCTGGTTCAGCATGTTTCGCTGAATGTCCGCGAATTTCTGTCGCTGGACCCGGAATCCATCGTTGGATCTGCCCTCAGCGATCTCATCACCGCCGACGCACTGCGCGCCATTCGCGGTCGCGTCCAGCAACTTGATGGCGCCGACGCCGTCGAACGTCTGTTTGGTATCGAGCTGATGGCTGGGTCAGATACCCGCCACAATATCGCCGTTCACCTCTCCGGCCAGTCCGTCATCATCGAGATCGAGCCACAGCGCGCGGAGATGACAAACGACTACACCTCCTATGTGCGCCCGATGATCGACCGGGTCCGCAAGGCGAAATCGGTCCCGGAACTCTGCAAGATCGCGGCGCGCCAGATGAAGGCGCTGACCGGCTTCGACCGGGTCATGGTGTACCGGTTCGGCGAGGACCAGTCAGGCGAGGTTATCGCCGAAGCCGTCAGCCCGAACGTGGATTCCTTTCTCGGCCTGCATTACCCGGCAACAGACATCCCCCAGCAGGCGCGCGAACTTTATCGAAGAAACCTTCTGCGCATCATCTCCAACGTCAAGGAAACGGTCTCGCCAATCATTCCAGAGCGCGGGCCCGAGGGCCGCCCGCTTGATCTCTCGATGAGCGGGCTACGTGCGGTCTCACCCATACATATCGAGTATCTGAAGAATATGGGGGTCGATGCGTCCCTGTCTGTATCGATCCTGCACCGGGACGAGCTATGGGGCCTTTTTGCCTGCCATCATTATGAGCCGCGCGTCCTGCCCTATGAAATCCGCTCGGCCGCAGAACTCTTTGCCCAGCTATTCAGCTTTGTGCTCGGCCAGCTCATTGCCGATGAGGCCAGCCAACATCACCGGCGCGTCCAGGTCCTGCATGACCGGCTGATGGCTCAGCTTGCGGGCGGGCGGTCCGTGCAAGACCACTTCCCTGCGATCGCGGAGGCCTTGAGCTCGGTTATTCCGAATGACGGCGTCGCCGCCTGGGTTGATGGAGAGTATGTCGCAACTGGAAAAACGCCCACGCGTGAAGATTTCATGGGCATCGTCCGCTTCCTGAACACCACGGCAGGAAGCCGCGTTTACGCCACCTCCCAGCTTGGTGAGGTTCACCCGCCGGCAAGAGACTATGTCGACCGTGCAGCCGGGCTTCTCGCCGTGCCCGTCTCGCGCCGGCCGCGCGACTATGTCGTTCTGTTCAGGGAAGAATTTGCGCAGAAAGTGAACTGGGCGGGCAATCCTGAAAAGCCGGTCACTTATGGCCCCAACGGCGCGCGCCTTACCCCCCGAAAGAGTTTCGAGAGCTGGCAGCAGACCGTTACCGGCAATTCGGTCCCCTGGCGGAGTGCGGAAATCTCTGCCGCCGAACAGCTTCGGGTCACGCTTCTGGAAGTCGTGCTTCGCATGTCGGATGAGGCCCATCAGGACCGCGAGCGCGCAAATGAGCGCCAGGAACTTCTTATCGCGGAGCTTAATCACCGCGTTCGCAATATCCTCAACCTCATTCGCGGTCTGGTCAGCCAGAGCGCCCGTGAAGCCACCTCGATCGTTGAGCTCAGCAACATCATTGGCGGCCGGGTGCAGGCCCTCGCCCGGGCACATGATCAGCTCACCGAAGACAATTGGGCGCCAGCCTCACTGCACAGGCTTATCCGCACCGAGACAGAGGCTTATCTTGGTCTCAAGGCCGCGCGTGTGAAGCTTGAAGGCCCGGACGTCCTGCTCATGCCAAATGCGTTCAGCACATTGTCGCTGGTCCTGCATGAGCTGACGACGAACTCGGCCAAATATGGCGCGCTGGCGGACTCCGAGGGCCAGATCACAATTGGCACCGAAGCAACCTCCGACAATGAACTTTCACTGTCATGGCGCGAATCCGGCGGCCCCGCGGTTCAGGCCCCCACACGCCAAGGCTTTGGTACAACCATCATCACCAAATCGATCCCGCATGAGCTCGGTGGCGCAGCGGATTTGCGCTACGCCCTGACAGGGCTGGAAGCTGATTTCGTGATCCCCGCCGGTCATGTTTCAAGCTTCACCAAAGCCGCCAAAGGTGCCATGGCCTCTGAGCCAGCCAGCGTTCAGGAACCGCCCTGCGCCCCGGTGCTGGAGGGCAGCGCCCTCCTCGTCGAGGACAATATGATTATCGCCCTCGATGCAGAAGACCTGCTCAAGGCAGCAGGTGCCCGGACCGTCTCCCTTTGCGGCTCGGTCAAGGAAGCCCGGCAGGCGCTCTCATCAACCGATTTTCAGTTTGCACTCCTTGACGTCAATCTTGGCAGCGAGACCAGCGAACCGATCGCCGCCGAATTGCGCGACAGGGGCGTCCCCTTTGTGTTCGCGACGGGGTATGGCGACTCGAGCGCGCTCTCCTCGAAGTTTCTGAACGTGCCGATTCTGAAGAAGCCTTATGATGAGAACGGTCTGAACGACGCCATCAAGGCGGCGCTTGCCTGATAGGGTTTAATTGAGCGCAGGTCGCTTGCCTTGAAGCCCGCCAGACGTACAGTCGGGTCAATGGGTAATGCTCTTGTTCCAACATCGCCGCCGCCTGTCCCGGATGCTGCCGCTGACGGCCCACTGCTGTTTGGCTGTGTGCTCGACGGGCGCGGCGGGTGCCGGGATGTCGACTGGAACACGGCCCGCAGCTGGACACCGTCGCGCGTCGGCGAGGTCCTCTGGCTTCATCTCGATCGCATGTATGCCGATCTCGATGACTGGCTGACCGAAACGCTCGATCTGAACGAAGCCACTGCCGACGTCCTTCTGTCGAACGAAACCCGGCCGCGTGCCTTCCGGGAAAAGGACGCGCTCGTGACCGTTCTTCGCGGCATCAATTTCAATCCGGGCGCCGAGCCCGAAGACATGATCGCGATGCAGATCTGGTGCGATGGCAACCGTCTCATCACCTTGCGCCGCCGACGGCTCCAGACGCCGCGCGATGTCTATGCCGAGCTCAAGAACAATCAGGGTCCCTCTACGTCCGGAGACCTGTTCACGCTGCTGGCTGAAGAGCTCGTCATCAAGATGAACCGGTCGATCGTCGACATGAATGACCGGATCGACGAGATGGAAGAAGACCACGATTGCGACATAGAGGACCTACTCTCCGAGATCGCGTCGATCCGGCGCAATTGCCTTGCCCTCAAGCGCTATATGTCGCCGCAACACGAAGCGGTGCTGACCATCCAGAAATCCTCGCCGCCCTGGTTATCTGAAGAGAATCTGACTGATATACGCGAAACCGGCGAAAGGCTGCGGCGCTATCTGGAAGACCTCGACGTCTCCAAGGAGAGCGCGATCGTCCTGCAGGACGACCTGAACAATCGCGCGCAGGCGAAGATGAACCAGACCATGTATATGCTGTCCATCGTCGCCGCGATCTTCCTGCCCCTCGGCTTCCTGACTGGCCTCCTGGGAATCAATGTCGGCGGTATTCCAGGCGTGGAATCGTCCAACGCCTTCTGGATTACCTGCGGTGCCCTTGGCATTCTCATGGGCTTTCAATTCTTTATCTTCCGGAAACTCAAATGGCTTTGATGACACTCGTTTCTCACCTTGCGCGGCAAGCGACCCCAAGTGAGCAGATTGCCGAAGAATTACCGAACGATGGCGAGGACCCCCAGAACGAGGGGGGAGGCGAAGGCGGGGACGAGGACGGCAATCTTCTCGAAGCCAATATCAACTGGCAGGACATCCAGGAAACGACGATGTCGGGCCTGCAGACCTTTCAGGAAAATTTCATTTCATGGGGCTCGCTCTGGCAACTGATTGCCGTGCTAGCTGCCCTTGGCATCGGCTATTTCGGGTCGCGCTATCCAACAAAGCGTTTGCGGGCCTACGCTGAAAGCCGCGAAACGCGGGACGTGCTGACCCGGTTGACGCTCTCGGTTGCGAAGATTGTCTGGCCAGCCTTCACGGTGGTCCTGCTCTGGATTGCGACAGCCGTATTTGAATCGGTTGGCTTGCCGAACGAGGGACTTCGTGTCGCCGCCAGCCTCATGAATGCCTGGATCGTCGTGCGTTTCGTGACGTCAAACCTGCAACCCGGCTTCTGGCAGACCGCCATTGCCGTGGTCGCCTGGACGGTCGCCGCGCTGTACATCCTTCACCTGCTTGATGAGGTCACATCGGCACTGAACGCCGCCGCCTTCTCCGTGGCTGGCGTCGAAGTGACCTTGCTGAGGGTTATCACAAGCGTGTTCATTGCCGTCGTGGCTCTGTGGCTCGGCCGGGTTGCCGGCGATGCGGCGCAGTCGCAGCTTAAATCTAACAAGGCGCTCAACCCTTCGATGGCCGGCCTTCTGGGGCAGGTGCTGAAAGTGGCCTTCATGGCAGCTGCCATCATCATTGCAATGTCGACGCTCGGGGTGAACCTGACCGCGCTGACCGTCTTTGGCGGTGCGCTTGGTGTCGGTATCGGTTTCGGCCTCCAGTCGATCTTCTCGAACTTTATTTCCGGCATCATCATTCTCTTTGAGCGCTCTGTAAAAGTTGGAGATTTCATAGAGCTTCAGTCCGGCGTGACGGGTCTGGTGAAGGAAATAAACATCCGCTCCACGCTGATCACGACCAATGATAATGTCGACATCCTCGTCCCCAATGAAGAGTTCATCAAATCGCAGGTCATCAACTGGACCCTGCGCGACGCCCGCCGCCGCATGCGGGTTGGGTTTGGGGTCGCCTATGGCACCGACAAGGAACTGGTGAAGAAGGCCGCGCTTGAGGCCGCTGAGGAGGTCAACTGGACCTTTAGCGGCATTCCGGGCCGTGAGCCACAGGTCTGGCTGGTCGGCTTCGGCGATTCCAGTCTCGATTTTGAACTGGTCGTCTGGCTCACCGAGGAAGCGGTGAAGAAG
It includes:
- a CDS encoding M24 family metallopeptidase codes for the protein MGMLTKRDLLKVGGAAGLMIGAGGVAARAQPSDGGAALPNLAADAEPISKAEHETRIAKAQRLMQAQDIHALVIEAGSALVYFTGLQWWRSERFTGVVIPQEGTPVVITPYFEEPSIRETVKADVEVRTWHENENPFALVAGALSDFGLDGGKIAIEETVRHFVSNGIVRAAPAFDLVSGMSVTRGVRMYKSPAEIALMQTGNDVTLAAYRHIYPRVELGMSQGDIAAMMSEATRQLGGNVEFSMVLLNEASAYPHGTRSPQTVREGSVILMDCGCGVHDYESDISRTWVFGEPTAKQREVWNTVKEGQELALETAKVGVRAGLVDETVRAFYEAQGYGPGYRTPGLSHRLGHGIGMDGHEPVNFVEGEDTLLAPGMCFSNEPGIYIFGEFGVRLEDCLYMTEEGPELFSPLSPSIDQPFA
- the argF gene encoding ornithine carbamoyltransferase, with the protein product MAIRHFLDIWQLEASELRAILDDAHAMKSARKGWPKGRSDEGAPLDGHILAMIFEKSSTRTRTSFDVGIRQLGGTSIVVNSADMQLGRGESIGDTARVLSRYVDLVMIRANEHSDIEDFADSAGVPVINGLTDRSHPCQIMADLMTLEENGLALKGARLAWVGDGNNVCSSFIHAAPKFGFTLAIGTPDRYAPDDDDIELAREMQGRIELCSTAEDAVAGADVVIADTFVSMGDTDADERLEELEPFAVTEELMDLAQPGAKFLHCLPAHRGEEVDSEVIDGPNSLVFEEAENRLHAQKAIMRWCLDK
- a CDS encoding biliverdin-producing heme oxygenase, producing MDALFSQHDLSTRNGLSSVLRAHSVALNRTLSALSNQTSTYAKTLQTMIAAIDEDLKALDEAVPGERHFADPAPDVHPLGLIYVIAGSTLGARILLSDIQASGDPKVAAATRYFACPATSEMWKSVSKTLKCWSGQPHEENKIVTSAQTAFSWFEAAHSTVQKASNDV
- a CDS encoding HWE histidine kinase domain-containing protein, translated to MTTPTVSPDTKIDLTNCDREPIHILGHVQQFGCLIAVNADWLVQHVSLNVREFLSLDPESIVGSALSDLITADALRAIRGRVQQLDGADAVERLFGIELMAGSDTRHNIAVHLSGQSVIIEIEPQRAEMTNDYTSYVRPMIDRVRKAKSVPELCKIAARQMKALTGFDRVMVYRFGEDQSGEVIAEAVSPNVDSFLGLHYPATDIPQQARELYRRNLLRIISNVKETVSPIIPERGPEGRPLDLSMSGLRAVSPIHIEYLKNMGVDASLSVSILHRDELWGLFACHHYEPRVLPYEIRSAAELFAQLFSFVLGQLIADEASQHHRRVQVLHDRLMAQLAGGRSVQDHFPAIAEALSSVIPNDGVAAWVDGEYVATGKTPTREDFMGIVRFLNTTAGSRVYATSQLGEVHPPARDYVDRAAGLLAVPVSRRPRDYVVLFREEFAQKVNWAGNPEKPVTYGPNGARLTPRKSFESWQQTVTGNSVPWRSAEISAAEQLRVTLLEVVLRMSDEAHQDRERANERQELLIAELNHRVRNILNLIRGLVSQSAREATSIVELSNIIGGRVQALARAHDQLTEDNWAPASLHRLIRTETEAYLGLKAARVKLEGPDVLLMPNAFSTLSLVLHELTTNSAKYGALADSEGQITIGTEATSDNELSLSWRESGGPAVQAPTRQGFGTTIITKSIPHELGGAADLRYALTGLEADFVIPAGHVSSFTKAAKGAMASEPASVQEPPCAPVLEGSALLVEDNMIIALDAEDLLKAAGARTVSLCGSVKEARQALSSTDFQFALLDVNLGSETSEPIAAELRDRGVPFVFATGYGDSSALSSKFLNVPILKKPYDENGLNDAIKAALA
- a CDS encoding zinc transporter ZntB translates to MGNALVPTSPPPVPDAAADGPLLFGCVLDGRGGCRDVDWNTARSWTPSRVGEVLWLHLDRMYADLDDWLTETLDLNEATADVLLSNETRPRAFREKDALVTVLRGINFNPGAEPEDMIAMQIWCDGNRLITLRRRRLQTPRDVYAELKNNQGPSTSGDLFTLLAEELVIKMNRSIVDMNDRIDEMEEDHDCDIEDLLSEIASIRRNCLALKRYMSPQHEAVLTIQKSSPPWLSEENLTDIRETGERLRRYLEDLDVSKESAIVLQDDLNNRAQAKMNQTMYMLSIVAAIFLPLGFLTGLLGINVGGIPGVESSNAFWITCGALGILMGFQFFIFRKLKWL
- a CDS encoding mechanosensitive ion channel family protein, with the protein product MALMTLVSHLARQATPSEQIAEELPNDGEDPQNEGGGEGGDEDGNLLEANINWQDIQETTMSGLQTFQENFISWGSLWQLIAVLAALGIGYFGSRYPTKRLRAYAESRETRDVLTRLTLSVAKIVWPAFTVVLLWIATAVFESVGLPNEGLRVAASLMNAWIVVRFVTSNLQPGFWQTAIAVVAWTVAALYILHLLDEVTSALNAAAFSVAGVEVTLLRVITSVFIAVVALWLGRVAGDAAQSQLKSNKALNPSMAGLLGQVLKVAFMAAAIIIAMSTLGVNLTALTVFGGALGVGIGFGLQSIFSNFISGIIILFERSVKVGDFIELQSGVTGLVKEINIRSTLITTNDNVDILVPNEEFIKSQVINWTLRDARRRMRVGFGVAYGTDKELVKKAALEAAEEVNWTFSGIPGREPQVWLVGFGDSSLDFELVVWLTEEAVKKPARVKADYYWALHTALYKYEIEIPFPQRDINFRNVGEIALLKDGAKVSDSGPKQAAAEPSSAKSADEPTGGSTVLGDDAVDDGDGDVGD